In Microbacterium pumilum, the following proteins share a genomic window:
- a CDS encoding adenylosuccinate synthase, translating to MPGIVIIGVQWGDEGKGKATDLLGDRTDWVVKFNGGNNAGHTVVIGTEKYALHLLPSGILSPGVNAVIGNGVVIDLEVLFFELEALQSRGVDASRLRISANAHVITQYHRTLDKVTERFLGKRQIGTTGRGIGPAYADKINRVGIRIQDLFDENILRQKVEGALDQKNHLLVKVFNRRAITVDEIVEDLLSYAERLRPMVADTGLLLNDALDRGDVVVFEGGQATMLDVDHGTYPFVTSSSATAGGASTGAGVGPNRLDRIVGIVKAYTTRVGSGPFPTELFDEQGEWLRSRGFEFGTTTGRPRRVGWYDAPITRYATRINGITDLVLTKLDILTGLDEIPVCVAYDVDGERFDEMPVNQSDFHHARPILEFLPGWKEDITGAREFDDLPLAAQDYVLALEEMSSTRISVIGVGASRDAVIVRHDLIA from the coding sequence ATGCCAGGCATCGTCATCATCGGAGTGCAATGGGGAGACGAAGGCAAGGGCAAGGCGACCGACCTGCTCGGTGACCGCACCGACTGGGTCGTGAAGTTCAACGGTGGCAACAATGCGGGTCACACCGTCGTGATCGGCACCGAGAAGTACGCCCTGCACCTCCTGCCTTCCGGCATCCTGTCGCCCGGTGTGAACGCCGTCATCGGCAACGGCGTGGTCATCGACCTCGAAGTCCTCTTCTTCGAGCTCGAAGCGCTGCAGTCGCGCGGCGTCGACGCCTCCCGGCTGCGCATCAGCGCCAACGCCCACGTCATCACGCAGTACCACCGCACACTCGACAAGGTGACCGAGCGCTTCCTCGGCAAGCGCCAGATCGGCACCACGGGGCGTGGCATCGGCCCGGCGTATGCCGACAAGATCAACCGCGTCGGCATCCGGATTCAGGACCTCTTCGACGAGAACATCCTGCGTCAGAAGGTCGAGGGTGCGCTGGACCAGAAGAACCACCTCCTGGTGAAGGTCTTCAACCGCCGGGCGATCACGGTCGACGAGATCGTGGAGGATCTGCTGTCGTACGCCGAGCGGCTACGGCCCATGGTCGCCGACACCGGGCTGCTGCTCAACGACGCGCTCGACCGCGGCGACGTCGTCGTGTTCGAGGGCGGCCAGGCGACCATGCTCGACGTCGACCACGGCACCTACCCGTTCGTGACCTCGTCGTCCGCGACCGCGGGCGGCGCGTCGACCGGCGCCGGCGTCGGACCCAATCGCCTGGATCGGATCGTCGGCATCGTGAAGGCCTACACGACGCGCGTCGGATCAGGACCCTTCCCGACCGAGCTGTTCGACGAGCAGGGCGAATGGCTGCGCTCGCGGGGCTTCGAGTTCGGCACCACGACGGGTCGGCCGCGGCGGGTCGGCTGGTACGACGCTCCCATCACGCGGTACGCGACGCGGATCAACGGCATCACCGACCTCGTCCTCACCAAGCTCGACATCCTGACCGGTCTCGACGAGATCCCGGTGTGCGTGGCGTACGACGTCGACGGCGAACGCTTCGACGAGATGCCGGTCAATCAGTCCGACTTCCACCACGCGAGGCCGATCCTGGAGTTCCTGCCGGGCTGGAAGGAAGACATCACAGGCGCCCGCGAATTCGATGACCTTCCGCTCGCCGCGCAGGACTACGTCCTGGCGCTCGAGGAGATGAGCTCCACCCGGATCTCGGTGATCGGTGTCGGCGCATCCCGCGACGCCGTGATCGTGCGCCACGACCTCATCGCCTGA
- a CDS encoding monovalent cation/H+ antiporter complex subunit F yields the protein MTPLLIVISVVFGIAALLTLWRIVTGPSILDRAVAADVMLTEVMCVLGADMAINHHTRSLPVLLIIAALGVFGSISIARFVARRDNTNQ from the coding sequence ATGACTCCGTTGCTCATCGTCATCTCCGTCGTGTTCGGCATCGCCGCGCTCCTCACGCTGTGGCGGATCGTCACGGGTCCGTCGATCCTCGACCGGGCGGTCGCCGCCGACGTCATGCTGACCGAGGTGATGTGCGTGCTGGGCGCCGACATGGCGATCAACCACCACACCCGCTCGCTGCCGGTGCTGCTCATCATCGCGGCGCTCGGCGTCTTCGGCTCGATCTCCATCGCCCGCTTCGTCGCACGAAGGGACAACACGAACCAATGA
- a CDS encoding Na(+)/H(+) antiporter subunit C yields the protein MDVSLILIVIMAVLFACGVYAMLERSLTRVLIGFLLLGNATNLLLLIVMGQPGVAAFFGAASTDEMSDPLPQALTLTAIVITFAISAFLLALIYRSWQLGQADTFTDDEADIAVRQRSTAAEDTMDDETEIEDEDDDATSDFVGVDTAPITIVTSRDFARVRDDAPVDTPDDRGPAGGGGA from the coding sequence ATGGATGTCTCGCTCATCCTGATCGTCATCATGGCGGTGCTCTTCGCCTGCGGCGTCTACGCCATGCTCGAGCGCAGTCTGACGCGCGTGCTCATCGGCTTCCTCCTGCTGGGCAACGCCACGAACCTGCTGCTGCTGATCGTCATGGGACAGCCGGGCGTAGCGGCCTTCTTCGGTGCGGCCTCCACCGACGAGATGTCCGACCCGCTGCCGCAGGCGCTCACCCTCACGGCCATCGTCATCACGTTCGCGATCTCGGCGTTCCTCCTCGCACTGATCTATCGCTCGTGGCAGCTCGGCCAGGCCGACACGTTCACGGACGACGAGGCCGACATCGCCGTGCGCCAGCGCTCGACCGCGGCCGAAGACACCATGGACGACGAGACCGAGATCGAGGACGAGGACGACGACGCCACCTCCGACTTCGTCGGTGTCGACACCGCCCCGATCACCATCGTCACGAGCCGGGACTTCGCCCGCGTGCGCGACGATGCACCCGTCGACACGCCCGACGACCGCGGGCCGGCGGGGGGTGGTGGCGCATGA
- the mnhG gene encoding monovalent cation/H(+) antiporter subunit G — protein sequence MTLDDWLDIAAIALILIGALLCLTAAIGLLRFRDVPTRLHAATKPQVLGLILICLAIALSLRSWPVVAFLVPVVLIQLATAPLSAHMVGRQAYRNGTIDENALFVDELAESRRTPPAAGG from the coding sequence ATGACCCTCGACGACTGGCTCGACATCGCTGCGATCGCGCTCATCCTCATCGGCGCCCTGCTGTGCCTCACGGCGGCGATCGGCCTGCTGCGATTCCGCGACGTTCCGACGCGTCTGCACGCCGCGACCAAGCCGCAGGTTCTCGGCCTGATCCTCATCTGCCTCGCCATCGCGCTGTCACTGCGCTCCTGGCCCGTGGTCGCGTTCCTGGTGCCGGTCGTTCTGATCCAGCTCGCGACGGCGCCGCTGTCGGCGCACATGGTCGGCCGCCAGGCGTACCGCAACGGCACGATCGACGAGAACGCGCTGTTCGTCGACGAGCTCGCCGAATCGCGAAGGACTCCGCCCGCGGCCGGCGGCTGA
- a CDS encoding Pr6Pr family membrane protein translates to MLRSNAWAQIWSVIRVLAAGLIAAAIVRQLANTLEIATREGRDIGVTLVNYFSYYTILSNLLSVIVLLWAALWFWFRRRDEADEPPILARVLAATTTYMIITGIVYNTLLRGIQLAPGTSIPWTNEVLHVVGPILLALDLFLGPLRRRLPWRAAWTIAAIPIIWVIYTLIRGPLTTNPVDGSPFWYPYPFLNPNGPNGYGSVVLYIIGIAVAVIAVGFFVLWIGRLRGASVEEEESAEAQDAIDAPEHPHSTA, encoded by the coding sequence ATGCTGAGATCGAACGCCTGGGCGCAGATCTGGTCGGTCATCCGCGTCCTCGCGGCAGGACTCATCGCTGCCGCGATAGTGCGCCAGCTCGCCAACACGCTGGAGATCGCGACGAGGGAGGGACGCGACATCGGCGTCACCCTCGTCAACTACTTCAGCTACTACACGATCCTCTCGAATCTGCTGTCGGTCATCGTCCTGCTCTGGGCCGCGCTGTGGTTCTGGTTCCGTCGTCGCGACGAAGCCGACGAGCCGCCGATCCTCGCCCGAGTGCTCGCGGCGACGACGACGTACATGATCATCACGGGCATCGTCTACAACACGCTCCTCCGCGGCATCCAACTCGCCCCCGGCACTTCGATCCCCTGGACCAACGAGGTCCTGCACGTCGTCGGCCCGATCCTGCTCGCCCTCGACCTGTTCCTCGGTCCGCTGCGCCGTCGTCTGCCGTGGCGCGCGGCGTGGACGATCGCGGCGATTCCGATCATCTGGGTGATCTACACCCTCATCCGCGGCCCGCTGACGACGAACCCCGTCGACGGATCGCCGTTCTGGTATCCCTACCCCTTCCTCAACCCGAACGGTCCGAACGGCTACGGCTCGGTCGTGCTGTACATCATCGGCATCGCCGTCGCGGTCATCGCAGTCGGGTTCTTCGTCCTCTGGATCGGCCGGCTGCGTGGCGCGAGTGTCGAAGAGGAAGAGTCCGCAGAAGCGCAGGACGCGATCGACGCGCCCGAGCATCCCCACTCCACCGCGTAG
- the argG gene encoding argininosuccinate synthase has translation MSKVLQSLPVGERVGIAFSGGLDTSVAVAWMRDKGAIPCTYTGDLGQPDEDDIDAIPDRALEYGAEISRLIDCKVALVEEGFGALACGAFHIRSGSRTYFNTTPIGRAVTGTLLVRAMKDDGVDIWGDGSTYKGNDIERFYRYGLLANPALRIYKPWLDADFVTELGGRQEMSEWLVAHGFPYRDSAEKAYSTDANIWGATHEAKTLEHLNVSLETVEPIMGVRFWDPAIEIDTEDVTIAFEAGRPVAINGVEFTDAVALVREANIVGGRHGLGMSDQIENRIIEAKSRGIYEAPGMALLFIAYERLVNGILNEDTLATYHEQGRRLGRLMYEGRWLEPQSLMLRESIQKWVGSTITGAVTLRLRRGEDYTILDTTGPWLSYAPEKLSMERVGDAAFGPVDRIGQLTMRNLDIADSRTRLEHYAAHGIIGGAAGDLVGRVTAGGADEITDQATPADAAEVKLADAVDEASERAAFDFGSD, from the coding sequence ATGTCGAAGGTTCTTCAGTCACTCCCCGTCGGCGAGCGCGTCGGCATCGCCTTCTCGGGGGGCCTCGACACCTCGGTGGCCGTCGCCTGGATGCGCGACAAGGGTGCGATCCCCTGCACCTACACGGGCGATCTGGGCCAGCCCGACGAAGACGACATCGACGCGATCCCGGACCGTGCCCTCGAATACGGCGCGGAGATCTCACGTCTCATCGACTGCAAGGTGGCCCTCGTCGAAGAGGGCTTCGGCGCCCTCGCGTGCGGCGCCTTCCACATCCGCTCAGGCAGCCGCACCTACTTCAACACGACGCCGATCGGTCGTGCGGTCACCGGCACTCTCCTGGTGCGCGCGATGAAGGATGACGGCGTCGACATCTGGGGCGATGGATCGACCTACAAGGGCAACGACATCGAGCGGTTCTACCGCTACGGGCTTCTCGCCAACCCCGCGCTGCGCATCTACAAGCCCTGGCTCGACGCGGACTTCGTCACCGAGCTCGGCGGCCGGCAGGAGATGAGCGAGTGGCTCGTCGCGCACGGCTTCCCCTATCGAGACTCCGCCGAGAAGGCGTACTCGACCGACGCGAACATCTGGGGTGCGACGCATGAGGCGAAGACCCTGGAACACCTGAACGTCTCACTCGAGACCGTCGAGCCGATCATGGGAGTGCGTTTCTGGGATCCCGCGATCGAAATCGACACCGAAGACGTCACGATCGCCTTCGAGGCCGGTCGGCCGGTCGCGATCAACGGCGTCGAGTTCACGGATGCCGTGGCACTCGTGCGGGAGGCGAACATCGTCGGCGGTCGCCACGGGCTCGGTATGAGCGACCAGATCGAGAACCGCATCATCGAGGCGAAGTCGCGCGGCATCTACGAGGCGCCCGGAATGGCGCTGCTCTTCATCGCCTACGAGCGCCTGGTCAACGGCATCCTGAACGAGGACACCTTGGCGACCTATCACGAGCAAGGCCGCCGGCTCGGGCGGCTGATGTACGAGGGCCGCTGGCTCGAGCCGCAGTCCCTCATGCTGCGCGAATCGATCCAGAAGTGGGTGGGCTCGACCATCACCGGCGCCGTCACGCTGCGCCTGCGCCGCGGCGAGGACTACACGATCCTCGACACCACCGGACCCTGGCTCTCTTATGCCCCCGAGAAGCTGTCGATGGAGCGCGTCGGCGACGCCGCCTTCGGTCCCGTCGACCGCATCGGTCAGCTGACGATGCGCAACCTCGACATCGCCGACTCGCGCACCCGTCTCGAGCACTATGCCGCGCACGGAATCATCGGCGGCGCGGCCGGCGACCTCGTGGGACGCGTCACCGCCGGCGGGGCAGACGAGATCACCGACCAGGCCACCCCCGCCGACGCGGCGGAGGTGAAGCTCGCCGATGCCGTCGACGAGGCATCAGAGCGCGCGGCGTTCGACTTCGGCTCGGACTGA
- a CDS encoding penicillin acylase family protein, whose protein sequence is MSKPPAENTLSADHETMPRRRSVGRVIGLSLFSIVAGVIVIALIAAGFLVWTVQRSFPTLSGTIAVEGLGDDVTVQRDVLGIPVITADDTHDLFYAQGFVHAQDRFWEMDFRRHVTSGRVSELFGESQLGTDKFLRTLGWHDIAEQEVEALDPTVKAYYDAYAEGVNAYLADHSGAEASFEYAVLGLQNPDYEIEPWTPADSVAWLKAMAWDLRSNIEDETERAVAAPNFTSDQLAGLYPDYPYDRNPVIVPTISSPAAGASGVVDDTEDDAEAATASIEWSEVDGVIEAVSTLVGGVGEGIGSNSWVVSGGLTESGMPLLANDPHLGASLPSVWHQVGLKCTTVSPECPFDVAGFGFSGVPGVVIGHNDRIAWGFTNLTTDVTDLYLEKVQGDEYWRDGALVPLDERTETLKVAGGDDVELVIRSTVHGPIVSGLTDDFTAIAADPYTGTDGTVSEPTDPPEGEYAVALKWTALQPGTTAASIFALNLAQNFDDFRAAAKRFDVPAQNLIYADVDGNIGYQTPGKLPIRGEGDGSMPQPGWSSAFDWKGYIPFKDLPVAYNPDEGYIVTANNAIVKKDYPYLLTRDWDYGWRAARIVDLLQRKSASGPLTAGDMRDIQADQEFFMGKRLAAAYMDLDTGEAGPDAALDLMREWDAQNTADSPAAAYANVLWDELLQNVFARGREHPAPASDQGRMFLVMDELLDHPDSPWWTNDGLGVSDQEETLQRTAVDAYERLVELQGDNPTRWQWGTLHALPLVNGTFGESGIEPIEYLFNRGPFPVGGGTSVVDATGWTLGEGFETVTVPSMRMIVDLSDFDDSSWNQFTGTSGHTYHPNYIDQTEAWQKIELTPWAFSPKAVAAATTDTLILTPAD, encoded by the coding sequence ATGTCGAAGCCCCCCGCCGAGAACACACTGTCGGCAGACCACGAAACGATGCCGCGCAGGCGATCGGTGGGCCGCGTCATCGGGCTGTCGCTCTTCAGCATCGTCGCCGGTGTGATCGTCATCGCCCTGATCGCCGCCGGATTCCTCGTCTGGACGGTACAGCGGTCCTTTCCGACCCTGAGCGGCACGATCGCCGTCGAGGGCCTCGGCGACGATGTCACGGTGCAGCGCGACGTGCTGGGCATCCCCGTCATCACGGCCGATGACACCCACGACCTCTTCTACGCCCAGGGGTTCGTACACGCGCAGGACCGCTTCTGGGAGATGGACTTCCGCCGACACGTGACATCCGGCCGAGTGTCGGAGCTCTTCGGCGAATCGCAGCTCGGAACCGACAAGTTCCTGCGCACGCTCGGCTGGCACGACATCGCCGAGCAGGAGGTGGAGGCGCTGGATCCCACCGTGAAGGCCTACTACGACGCCTACGCCGAGGGCGTGAACGCGTACCTCGCCGACCACTCCGGCGCAGAGGCGTCGTTCGAGTACGCGGTGCTCGGCCTGCAGAATCCCGACTACGAGATCGAGCCCTGGACTCCCGCGGACTCGGTGGCGTGGCTGAAAGCGATGGCGTGGGACCTTCGCTCGAACATCGAGGATGAGACCGAGCGTGCAGTCGCCGCGCCGAACTTCACGTCCGACCAGCTCGCAGGGCTGTATCCCGACTATCCGTACGACCGCAACCCGGTGATCGTACCGACGATCTCGAGCCCTGCCGCCGGCGCCTCCGGCGTCGTAGACGACACCGAGGACGATGCCGAGGCCGCGACGGCGTCGATCGAGTGGTCGGAGGTCGACGGTGTCATCGAGGCCGTGAGCACGCTCGTCGGCGGCGTCGGAGAGGGCATCGGCTCGAATTCCTGGGTCGTCTCGGGAGGTCTCACCGAGAGCGGGATGCCGCTCCTCGCCAATGATCCGCATCTCGGCGCGTCGCTGCCGAGCGTCTGGCACCAGGTCGGACTGAAATGCACCACGGTTTCGCCGGAGTGTCCATTCGACGTGGCGGGCTTCGGCTTCTCGGGGGTGCCCGGGGTGGTGATCGGCCACAACGACCGCATCGCGTGGGGCTTCACGAACCTCACGACCGACGTCACGGACCTCTACCTCGAGAAGGTGCAGGGCGACGAGTACTGGCGCGACGGCGCCCTCGTGCCGCTCGACGAGCGCACCGAGACCCTGAAGGTGGCGGGAGGCGACGACGTCGAGCTCGTCATCCGCTCGACGGTGCATGGACCGATCGTTTCGGGTCTGACCGATGACTTCACGGCGATCGCCGCGGACCCCTACACCGGCACCGACGGCACGGTCAGCGAGCCCACCGATCCGCCGGAGGGCGAATACGCCGTCGCCCTGAAATGGACCGCGCTGCAGCCGGGGACGACCGCGGCATCCATCTTCGCCTTGAACCTCGCACAGAACTTCGACGACTTCCGAGCGGCCGCGAAGAGGTTCGACGTGCCTGCCCAGAACCTCATCTACGCAGACGTGGACGGCAACATCGGCTACCAGACGCCCGGCAAGCTGCCGATCCGCGGCGAGGGCGACGGCTCGATGCCGCAGCCGGGCTGGTCGTCCGCGTTCGACTGGAAGGGATACATCCCCTTCAAGGACCTGCCGGTCGCCTACAACCCGGACGAGGGCTACATCGTCACCGCCAACAATGCGATCGTGAAGAAGGACTACCCGTACCTGCTCACGCGCGACTGGGATTACGGCTGGCGGGCGGCGCGCATCGTGGACCTGCTGCAGCGCAAGTCGGCGAGCGGCCCGCTGACCGCGGGCGACATGCGCGACATCCAGGCCGATCAGGAGTTCTTCATGGGCAAGCGCCTGGCTGCGGCATACATGGACCTCGACACGGGTGAAGCGGGGCCGGATGCCGCGCTCGACCTGATGCGGGAGTGGGATGCCCAGAACACCGCGGACTCACCTGCTGCGGCGTACGCGAACGTGCTGTGGGACGAGCTTCTGCAGAACGTGTTCGCGCGTGGCCGCGAGCACCCGGCGCCGGCCTCCGACCAGGGACGCATGTTCCTCGTCATGGACGAGCTGCTCGACCACCCCGACTCACCCTGGTGGACGAACGACGGTCTCGGTGTCAGCGACCAGGAGGAGACGCTGCAGCGCACCGCGGTCGACGCGTACGAGCGGCTGGTCGAGCTGCAGGGCGATAATCCGACCCGCTGGCAGTGGGGCACCCTCCACGCGCTGCCGCTGGTCAACGGCACGTTCGGCGAGTCGGGCATCGAGCCGATCGAGTATCTCTTCAACCGCGGGCCGTTCCCCGTCGGCGGCGGCACATCGGTCGTCGACGCCACAGGATGGACGCTGGGAGAGGGCTTCGAGACGGTCACGGTGCCGTCCATGCGCATGATCGTCGACCTGTCGGACTTCGACGACTCGAGTTGGAACCAGTTCACCGGCACGAGCGGTCACACCTACCACCCGAACTACATCGACCAGACCGAGGCGTGGCAGAAGATCGAGCTGACGCCCTGGGCGTTCTCGCCGAAGGCGGTGGCTGCGGCCACCACCGACACCTTGATTCTGACCCCCGCGGACTGA
- a CDS encoding Na+/H+ antiporter subunit E, whose translation MRDAASERHRDKRGLPIRLWRQLPFFVWLVALWMLLWGQFTWTAFIMGVIAAVFVTRVFRLPPVELSGRVNLWYGAIFVLQFLGALIRGSLTVAWQVLDWRRQPGAAIVAVPLRVDDDLIMTHTAVTASLIPGSLIVEADRDRRILYLHVIGVRSRRDVERQRASVWGWERRIVRAVGSRAQLERVRADAATHARGSAS comes from the coding sequence GTGCGAGACGCCGCTTCGGAACGCCACCGTGACAAGCGCGGCCTCCCCATCCGGCTGTGGCGCCAGCTGCCGTTCTTCGTGTGGCTCGTCGCGCTCTGGATGCTGCTGTGGGGCCAGTTCACCTGGACCGCGTTCATCATGGGCGTCATCGCGGCGGTCTTCGTGACCCGCGTCTTCCGCCTGCCGCCGGTCGAGCTGTCGGGCCGGGTCAACCTCTGGTACGGCGCGATCTTCGTGCTGCAGTTCCTCGGCGCGCTGATCCGGGGCTCGCTCACGGTCGCCTGGCAGGTGCTCGACTGGCGCCGCCAACCCGGCGCGGCGATCGTCGCGGTGCCGCTTCGAGTGGACGACGACCTGATCATGACCCACACGGCGGTGACGGCATCCCTCATTCCCGGGTCGCTCATCGTCGAGGCGGACCGGGATCGCCGCATCCTCTACCTGCACGTCATCGGCGTGCGCAGCCGTCGCGACGTCGAGCGGCAGCGCGCGAGCGTGTGGGGCTGGGAGAGGCGGATCGTGCGCGCCGTCGGGTCGCGCGCGCAACTCGAACGTGTGAGAGCGGATGCCGCCACCCACGCCAGAGGGAGCGCCTCATGA
- a CDS encoding Na+/H+ antiporter subunit D codes for MSGIAPALVPLLVTLPLLGAAIALIAGGHRRTQIIVSVVTLSVVFIIAATLLVVVDVGNQAIAVSVGGWPIPFGIVLYVDRLAALLVVVSSVVLLAVLLFSVGQGAADGDDDTPVSIFHPSYLILAAGIFTAFIAGDLFNLYVGFEILLVASYVLITLGSTESRIRTGVVYIVVSLVSSILFLAAIAMIYGALGTVNMVQISERMGELPQQTQLVLHLMLLLAFSIKAAVFPLSFWLPDSYPTAPAPVTAVFAGLLTKVGVYAIIRTETELFLDNDVNFLLMVVALATMIVGILGAVAQAELKRILSFTLVSHIGYMIFGIAIATPASIGATIYYMVHHIVVQTTLFLAVGLIERRAGSTSILRVKGLMRAAPVIAILYFIPAVNLGGLPPFSGFIGKFALFEAAADVGTPVMLVLIVGGVATSLLTLYALMRAWNLAFWREEDDSAETEARISYLGASPAAAVETERRVIPKIMTAATTGMVAVTVALTIFAGPIYDVCARIGASLLEPVTLVQLEQQHDDSTGGTQKGDLP; via the coding sequence ATGAGCGGCATAGCTCCCGCCCTCGTCCCGTTGCTGGTGACGCTTCCCCTGCTCGGCGCGGCGATCGCACTCATCGCCGGCGGACACCGCCGAACCCAGATCATCGTCTCGGTGGTGACGCTCTCGGTCGTGTTCATCATCGCGGCGACACTCCTCGTCGTGGTGGATGTCGGCAACCAGGCGATCGCGGTGTCGGTCGGCGGATGGCCGATCCCGTTCGGCATCGTGCTTTACGTCGATCGCCTCGCCGCGCTCCTCGTCGTCGTGTCGAGCGTGGTTCTGCTGGCCGTCCTGCTCTTCTCGGTCGGCCAGGGCGCTGCGGACGGCGACGACGACACCCCGGTCTCGATCTTCCACCCCTCGTACCTGATCCTGGCGGCGGGCATCTTCACCGCCTTCATCGCGGGCGACCTCTTCAACCTCTATGTGGGCTTCGAGATCCTCCTGGTGGCGTCGTACGTGCTGATCACCCTCGGCAGCACCGAGTCGCGGATCCGCACCGGCGTGGTCTACATCGTCGTCTCGCTGGTCTCGTCGATCCTCTTCCTCGCGGCGATCGCGATGATCTACGGTGCCCTCGGCACCGTCAACATGGTGCAGATCTCGGAGCGGATGGGCGAGCTGCCGCAGCAGACCCAGCTCGTGCTGCACCTCATGCTCCTCCTCGCCTTCAGCATCAAGGCGGCGGTCTTCCCACTGTCGTTCTGGCTGCCGGACTCGTACCCGACGGCGCCCGCACCGGTCACCGCGGTCTTCGCCGGTCTGCTGACGAAGGTCGGCGTGTACGCGATCATCCGCACCGAGACGGAGCTCTTCCTCGACAACGACGTCAACTTCCTCCTGATGGTGGTCGCGCTGGCCACCATGATCGTCGGCATCCTGGGCGCCGTCGCGCAGGCCGAGCTCAAGCGCATCCTGTCCTTCACGCTCGTGAGCCACATCGGATACATGATCTTCGGCATAGCGATCGCGACGCCCGCGTCGATCGGCGCGACCATCTATTACATGGTCCACCACATCGTGGTGCAGACGACCCTGTTCCTGGCGGTGGGGCTCATCGAGCGCCGCGCGGGCAGCACCTCGATCCTGCGCGTCAAGGGACTGATGCGCGCGGCGCCGGTCATCGCCATCCTGTACTTCATCCCCGCGGTGAACCTCGGCGGCCTGCCACCGTTCTCGGGATTCATCGGCAAGTTCGCGCTGTTCGAGGCGGCCGCGGATGTGGGTACCCCGGTCATGCTGGTGCTCATCGTGGGTGGCGTCGCCACGAGCCTGCTCACCCTCTACGCCCTGATGCGCGCCTGGAACCTCGCGTTCTGGCGCGAGGAGGACGACTCGGCCGAGACCGAGGCGCGCATCTCGTACCTCGGCGCCTCACCGGCCGCCGCCGTCGAGACCGAGCGCCGCGTCATCCCGAAGATCATGACGGCGGCGACCACCGGAATGGTCGCCGTCACTGTCGCGCTGACCATCTTCGCCGGCCCGATCTACGACGTGTGCGCGCGCATCGGCGCATCGCTCCTCGAGCCGGTCACCCTCGTGCAGCTCGAGCAGCAGCACGACGACAGCACCGGCGGCACCCAGAAGGGAGACCTGCCTTGA
- a CDS encoding lactonase family protein translates to MRFWLGAYTADMEGVASGIGMLLAGAPDDASAAGPLGFAGDVAAADSPSWLAQHPTLDVLYAAQEEAGTLQAFRRTGEASFARLGDAIPGGGALCHIAVAPDGGSLIACSWAEGDVVRMSLDAAGRPSSPAVAAAATDPYGSDQPLAAAADVDLGAAASALRAAVGAEFAHLVPAYAEDPREAADAASARPSRAHQAEYLAGGLIATTDMGLDLVRFWRDSPAGLREVQQVVLPLGTGPRHLVQHPSGHLYVVAELSCEVFVLGADAAGSWHLVGGTPLGMGVLDGDTAAGITTSRDEHFIYVGVRGSNTIATLRVHGQGDVVARVALVEAGVDWPRHHVVVRDTLLVAGQRSDDVVSLTLDLRTGVPGPVRHRTPAPSPTMILPAR, encoded by the coding sequence ATGCGGTTCTGGCTCGGCGCGTACACCGCCGACATGGAAGGTGTGGCGTCCGGGATCGGGATGCTGCTCGCCGGCGCGCCGGATGACGCGTCCGCCGCCGGGCCGCTCGGGTTCGCGGGCGACGTCGCGGCCGCCGACTCCCCGTCGTGGCTCGCTCAGCATCCGACGCTGGACGTGCTCTACGCCGCCCAAGAGGAAGCGGGCACCCTCCAGGCGTTCCGCCGCACCGGCGAGGCTTCGTTCGCGCGGCTCGGCGACGCGATCCCCGGCGGTGGGGCGCTCTGTCATATCGCGGTGGCGCCCGACGGCGGATCGCTCATCGCGTGCTCGTGGGCTGAGGGCGACGTCGTCCGGATGTCGCTGGATGCCGCGGGGCGGCCATCGTCCCCGGCCGTCGCCGCTGCGGCGACCGACCCCTACGGATCGGATCAGCCCCTCGCCGCGGCGGCCGATGTCGATCTCGGAGCCGCCGCGAGTGCGTTGCGCGCCGCGGTGGGCGCCGAGTTCGCGCACCTCGTGCCCGCGTACGCCGAGGATCCGCGTGAAGCCGCGGACGCGGCATCCGCTCGCCCCTCTCGGGCGCATCAGGCGGAGTACCTCGCCGGCGGGCTCATCGCGACGACCGACATGGGCCTCGATCTCGTCCGGTTCTGGCGGGACAGCCCGGCGGGGCTGCGCGAGGTGCAGCAGGTCGTGCTGCCGCTCGGCACCGGGCCGCGTCACCTGGTGCAGCACCCCAGCGGCCACCTGTACGTGGTCGCCGAACTGTCGTGCGAAGTCTTCGTGCTCGGTGCGGATGCCGCGGGGTCGTGGCATCTCGTCGGAGGAACGCCACTCGGCATGGGCGTGCTCGACGGCGACACTGCGGCGGGGATCACGACCTCGCGAGACGAGCACTTCATCTACGTCGGGGTGCGAGGAAGCAACACCATCGCGACGCTGCGGGTGCACGGGCAGGGCGACGTGGTCGCGCGGGTAGCCCTCGTCGAGGCCGGCGTGGACTGGCCGCGGCATCACGTGGTGGTGCGCGACACCCTGCTCGTCGCCGGACAGCGCTCGGACGACGTGGTCTCACTCACTCTCGATCTGCGTACCGGGGTGCCGGGACCCGTGAGGCACCGTACCCCCGCGCCGTCGCCGACGATGATCCTGCCCGCGCGCTGA